From a region of the Dickeya poaceiphila genome:
- a CDS encoding amino acid ABC transporter permease, with translation MSRSSAKTPPHMPPVPERAGLGFRLRTGLTWLVLLSLLLWLFSSMDLDTNLIRQKLPSMLGMHLSPDGFIQGAVLSVVITIISMLFCTLLAALTAAGRLSSSAIAFGCATFYVSLFRGTPLLVQVLIIYLALPQVGIVMSAFTSGIIALSLNYGAYLAETIRSGVLAVPRGQKEAAMALGLSRWVITTHVVAPQALRIIIPPAGSQFISMIKDSSLVSLMGLWELNFLAQSYGRSTYHYMEMLTTAAVIYWLLSIGLELLQGRLERYFSRGYEHHDSKQ, from the coding sequence ATGTCGCGTTCGTCCGCAAAAACCCCGCCCCACATGCCACCGGTACCTGAGCGAGCCGGATTGGGTTTTCGTCTGCGTACCGGTCTGACCTGGCTGGTGCTGCTCAGCCTGCTGCTGTGGCTGTTTTCGTCTATGGATCTGGATACTAACCTGATTCGGCAGAAACTGCCTTCCATGCTGGGAATGCACCTCTCGCCAGATGGTTTTATTCAGGGTGCAGTGCTGAGCGTCGTCATCACCATTATATCCATGCTGTTTTGTACCCTGCTGGCGGCGCTCACCGCCGCTGGGCGCCTCTCCTCCAGTGCAATCGCCTTCGGTTGCGCCACGTTTTATGTCTCGCTATTTCGCGGCACTCCTTTGCTGGTTCAGGTGCTGATTATCTACCTCGCCCTGCCACAGGTCGGTATCGTGATGAGTGCCTTTACCTCCGGTATCATTGCGTTGTCATTAAACTATGGCGCCTATCTGGCAGAAACCATCCGCAGCGGCGTCCTCGCGGTTCCTCGTGGTCAAAAAGAAGCCGCCATGGCGCTGGGCCTGTCGCGTTGGGTGATTACCACCCACGTGGTGGCGCCACAGGCACTGCGTATCATTATTCCGCCAGCCGGTTCCCAGTTCATTTCGATGATCAAAGATTCTTCGCTGGTGTCGCTGATGGGGCTGTGGGAACTGAACTTTCTGGCTCAGTCCTATGGCCGCAGCACCTATCACTACATGGAAATGCTGACTACCGCCGCCGTCATTTACTGGCTGCTCTCCATCGGGCTGGAATTGCTGCAAGGCCGTCTGGAACGCTACTTTAGCCGTGGCTACGAACACCACGACAGTAAACAGTAA
- a CDS encoding ABC transporter substrate-binding protein → MRIIFLLFTLLSFSPLTQAKTVTDISGRQVTIPDNPQRIVLGESRMLYTLALLEPGNPAQRVVGWPGDMARYDAQSWDRYTTTFPDIARIPQLGNGTLNSVNAEMLLPLKPDLVILPRLAKGADNEQRIQQALTQAGIPYIYVDLRIDLLKNTVPSLRLLGDVLNQQSRADAFIVFYQQHMDAIKTRLAHYQGRKATVMLHLHLGRRDTCCTTAVNGNLGELLAFAGGDNIAAGKVKGVYGELSPEQALAAKPDVYIATGMAGPDGKRLSDLMLGPDVTPRQASDSFRTLLMQEPLLSHLSAVSTGRAWSMWHNFYLSPYHVVMVEMFAKALYPTLFGDIDPQHTLQQLYQQFLPIDFSGTYWSQLTHE, encoded by the coding sequence ATGCGCATCATTTTTCTCCTCTTCACCCTACTCAGCTTCAGTCCACTGACGCAGGCCAAAACCGTCACCGACATCAGTGGCCGTCAGGTCACTATTCCTGATAACCCGCAACGCATCGTACTAGGCGAAAGCCGTATGCTGTATACGCTGGCCCTGCTGGAACCGGGGAACCCGGCGCAGCGCGTGGTGGGGTGGCCGGGCGACATGGCGCGTTACGATGCCCAAAGCTGGGACCGCTACACCACGACATTTCCTGATATCGCCCGTATCCCGCAGTTGGGTAACGGCACTCTCAACAGCGTCAACGCAGAGATGCTATTGCCGCTGAAACCCGATCTGGTGATCCTGCCCAGGCTGGCCAAAGGCGCCGACAATGAACAACGTATCCAGCAGGCGTTAACGCAGGCGGGTATTCCCTATATCTATGTTGATTTACGTATCGACCTGCTGAAAAACACCGTACCCAGCTTGCGTCTGTTGGGCGACGTGCTCAATCAACAGTCTCGCGCCGATGCCTTTATCGTCTTCTACCAGCAGCACATGGACGCCATAAAAACGCGACTGGCGCACTATCAGGGCCGCAAGGCCACAGTAATGCTGCATCTACATCTTGGACGCCGCGACACCTGCTGTACCACTGCGGTTAACGGTAATCTTGGCGAGCTACTGGCCTTCGCCGGCGGCGATAACATCGCGGCAGGCAAGGTGAAAGGCGTATACGGCGAACTGAGTCCAGAACAAGCGTTGGCCGCCAAACCGGATGTCTACATCGCTACCGGCATGGCGGGGCCGGACGGCAAACGCCTTTCCGATCTGATGCTCGGCCCGGACGTGACGCCCCGGCAGGCCAGCGACAGTTTTCGCACCCTGCTGATGCAGGAGCCGCTGCTCTCGCACCTGAGCGCCGTCAGCACTGGCCGCGCCTGGAGCATGTGGCACAACTTTTATCTCAGCCCCTATCACGTAGTGATGGTGGAAATGTTCGCCAAAGCCCTTTATCCGACACTGTTTGGCGACATCGACCCGCAACACACCTTACAACAACTCTATCAACAATTTTTACCGATCGATTTTTCAGGGACCTATTGGAGTCAGTTAACACATGAATAA
- a CDS encoding TonB-dependent siderophore receptor, which produces MNNRHWQKGWPLLALLPFSLQAATTSTDNDTAAKTTKKQEDTIVVTASTPTHGTGDTGYQPHNAVTGTRTDSRLLDIPQAVNVVPQQVLEDQAVRNLDDALYNVSGITQANTLGGTQDAVMKRGFGDNRDGSILRDGVRSIQARNVTPTTERVEVLKGPASMLYGWGDPGGMINIISKKPELVQKTHVEGWNSSYNGGGGQLDVTGPLGTSGLAYRMIVDHDETDYWRNFGRNRQTTIAPSLMWYGDNTTVRVSYEHMEYLTPFDRGTVIDSRTGKPVATPRERRFDEAYNATRGDQDTLTFQMENTLNERWKSKLNYAYSRNTYNDNQARAMSLNPKTGFLTRRADATQDAHSQSQNVQLTLNGDIDWGNINHQLLFGFDHEADRTHRGNMIRSKNNSSFNIYNPVYGLFPASNDIIAAESDQKEDVDSTGVFMQDAIRLDEHWMLLGGVRYDRFDVMSGKGRPFVTNTDRSDSRLVPRAGVVYNLTSYASLYTSYSESFKPNSAVNKAIGATMEPEVGRSYEIGAKLDLPNRITANLALFDIQKRNVMVDELQTINGISETVTRTAGKVRSQGVEVDVAGKLTDSLSLIGAYAFTDARVTADPTNQGNEMANVARHTASLFLTNDFGTLGLHAGDDLRAGIGARYVGRRPGDAANSFFLDDYTVADAFIAYNVPINGYKVKWQLNIKNLFDKTYYPSSGSSQYVAIGDPREVVLRASVDF; this is translated from the coding sequence ATGAATAACCGTCACTGGCAAAAAGGCTGGCCGCTACTGGCTTTGCTGCCGTTCAGTCTTCAGGCCGCCACCACATCAACCGACAACGACACAGCCGCAAAAACGACGAAAAAGCAGGAAGACACCATAGTGGTGACTGCCAGCACGCCGACACATGGCACCGGGGACACCGGCTACCAGCCGCATAACGCCGTCACAGGTACCCGCACCGACAGTCGTCTGCTGGATATTCCGCAAGCTGTCAATGTGGTGCCACAGCAGGTACTGGAGGATCAGGCAGTCAGAAACCTTGACGACGCGTTGTACAACGTCAGCGGCATCACCCAGGCCAACACGCTGGGCGGAACGCAGGACGCCGTGATGAAACGTGGCTTCGGCGATAACCGTGACGGTTCCATCCTGCGCGATGGCGTACGTTCGATTCAGGCACGCAACGTCACCCCGACGACCGAGCGAGTAGAAGTCCTGAAAGGGCCGGCATCGATGCTGTACGGCTGGGGCGATCCCGGCGGGATGATCAATATCATCAGCAAAAAACCGGAACTGGTGCAGAAAACCCACGTTGAAGGCTGGAACAGCAGCTATAACGGCGGCGGCGGCCAGTTGGATGTCACCGGCCCGCTCGGCACCTCTGGCCTGGCTTATCGCATGATTGTCGATCACGATGAAACCGACTACTGGCGTAATTTTGGCCGCAACCGTCAAACCACTATCGCGCCGTCGCTGATGTGGTACGGCGACAATACCACGGTGCGGGTCTCTTACGAGCACATGGAATACCTGACGCCGTTTGATCGCGGCACCGTGATCGACAGCCGCACCGGCAAACCGGTCGCCACGCCGCGCGAACGCCGGTTTGATGAAGCGTACAACGCCACCCGCGGCGATCAAGACACGCTGACGTTCCAGATGGAAAATACGCTGAACGAGCGCTGGAAAAGCAAACTGAATTACGCCTATAGCCGCAATACCTATAACGACAATCAGGCGCGAGCCATGTCGCTTAATCCGAAAACCGGATTTCTGACACGCCGGGCTGATGCGACTCAGGATGCGCACAGTCAGTCACAAAATGTGCAACTGACGTTAAATGGCGATATCGACTGGGGCAACATCAACCACCAGTTGTTATTCGGTTTCGATCATGAAGCTGACCGTACCCATCGCGGCAATATGATTCGCAGCAAGAACAACAGCAGTTTCAATATCTATAACCCGGTATACGGCCTCTTCCCGGCATCCAACGACATTATCGCGGCTGAGAGCGACCAGAAAGAAGATGTCGATAGCACCGGCGTTTTCATGCAGGACGCCATACGACTGGATGAACACTGGATGCTGTTAGGCGGTGTGCGCTATGACCGCTTCGATGTCATGTCAGGCAAAGGACGTCCCTTTGTGACCAATACCGACAGGTCAGACAGCCGACTGGTGCCACGCGCGGGTGTCGTGTACAACCTCACGTCTTACGCCTCGTTGTACACCAGTTATAGCGAATCCTTTAAGCCTAACTCGGCCGTCAACAAAGCAATCGGGGCGACGATGGAGCCGGAAGTCGGGCGCTCCTACGAGATTGGTGCCAAGCTGGATCTCCCCAATCGTATTACCGCCAACCTGGCGTTATTCGATATTCAAAAGCGCAACGTGATGGTGGATGAGCTGCAAACCATTAACGGCATCAGCGAAACGGTTACCCGCACCGCCGGTAAGGTACGTTCACAAGGGGTAGAAGTGGATGTCGCGGGCAAACTGACCGACAGCCTGAGCCTGATTGGTGCCTACGCCTTTACCGATGCACGTGTCACCGCAGACCCAACGAATCAGGGCAATGAAATGGCTAACGTGGCGCGCCACACCGCCTCATTGTTCCTGACCAATGACTTCGGCACGCTGGGCCTGCACGCCGGCGATGATCTACGCGCCGGTATTGGCGCTCGTTATGTGGGCCGTCGCCCCGGTGATGCCGCCAATAGTTTCTTCCTTGACGACTACACCGTAGCGGATGCTTTTATCGCCTATAACGTGCCGATCAACGGTTACAAGGTGAAATGGCAACTGAACATCAAAAACCTGTTCGACAAGACCTACTACCCTTCCAGCGGCAGCAGCCAATATGTAGCGATTGGCGACCCGCGTGAAGTGGTGTTGCGCGCCAGCGTTGATTTCTAA
- the speG gene encoding spermidine N1-acetyltransferase, protein MSDIHEVVRLRPLERDDLTFVHQLDNNASVMRYWFEEPYEAFVELSDLYDKHIHDQSERRFIIEHDTIKVGLVELVDINHIHRRAEFQIIIDPAHQGRGYASAAALLAMDYGFSILNLYKLYLIVDKENQKAIHIYTKLGFEVEGELIHEFFINGEYRNTIRMCIFQHQYLAKHKNSTSKNA, encoded by the coding sequence ATGTCAGACATCCATGAAGTCGTACGTCTGCGTCCGCTGGAGCGCGACGATCTCACTTTCGTTCATCAACTGGATAACAATGCCAGCGTCATGCGTTATTGGTTCGAAGAGCCTTATGAAGCGTTTGTCGAACTGAGTGATCTGTACGACAAACACATTCACGACCAAAGCGAACGCCGCTTTATCATTGAGCACGACACCATCAAAGTCGGGCTGGTGGAACTGGTAGACATCAACCACATCCACCGCCGTGCCGAATTTCAGATAATCATCGATCCGGCTCATCAGGGGCGCGGCTATGCCAGCGCCGCTGCACTGCTGGCAATGGATTACGGTTTTTCGATTCTCAATCTCTACAAGCTGTACCTGATCGTAGACAAAGAGAACCAGAAAGCCATCCACATCTACACTAAGCTGGGATTTGAAGTAGAAGGCGAATTAATCCACGAATTTTTCATCAACGGCGAATATCGCAACACTATTCGTATGTGCATCTTCCAGCATCAGTATCTGGCGAAACACAAAAACTCCACCAGCAAAAATGCCTGA
- the ybbP gene encoding putative ABC transporter permease subunit YbbP — translation MIWRWFWREWRSPSLLIVWLALTLSVACVLALGSISDRMEKGLSQQSRDFLAGDRVLQASRPVDERWLQQAQQQGLTPSRQVSFMTMTYAGDNAQLAQVKATDERYPLYGELKTQPVGIRVAPGTVLAAPRLLALLGIKVGDKLDVGDTTLTVAGELLQEPDAGFNPFEMAPRVLMNLADVEKTGAIQPGGRITWRYMFAGSPSQIARFSEIIKPQLKPDQRWYGMEDSQSALGKSLQRSQQFLLLSALLTLLLSVAAVAVAMGHYCRSRYDLVAVLKTLGAGRQALRRLIIGQWVAVLALSALGGSLLGVGFEALLMRALASVLPGELPTAGLWPWCWALGTLVLISLLVGIRPYRQLLATQPLRVLRQNVVANVWPLRYYLPVVGAVVMGLLVVVSGGGVLLWSLLGGVLILALLLGGIGWGSLLLLRRLTLKTLSLRLAINRLLRQPWVTLGQLAAFSLSFMLLALLLLLRGDLLDRWQQQLPPGSPNYFVLNISVDQVPQVTDFLAQHQVKSETFYPIIRARLTQINGLRATDLIREDDPGGETVNRELNLTWQAQRPEHNSLVAGQWPPKAGEVSIEQGVAQRLGVKIGDTLTFTGDTQPFQATISSLRQVNWESLRPNFFFIFPPGALDSQPQSWLTSFRYDGGGTLVTQFNRQFPTLTVLDVGAILKQIGTVLQQVGLALEVMVVLVLFCGALLLLAQIQVGMGQRRQELMVYRTLGAGRRLLRATLWWEFAVLGLSAGVAAALGAEAALWLLQRKVFDFPWQPNPWLWGGLPVVAALLLSLYGSWLGLRLLRGNALFRRYHA, via the coding sequence ATGATTTGGCGTTGGTTTTGGCGGGAGTGGCGATCGCCGTCGTTGCTGATTGTATGGCTGGCGTTAACGCTGTCGGTAGCCTGCGTGCTGGCGCTCGGCTCTATCAGTGATCGCATGGAGAAAGGGCTAAGCCAGCAGAGCCGGGATTTTCTGGCTGGTGATCGCGTGTTGCAGGCGTCTCGCCCGGTGGATGAGCGCTGGCTGCAACAGGCGCAGCAGCAGGGGTTGACGCCAAGTCGGCAGGTATCGTTCATGACCATGACCTACGCAGGCGACAACGCGCAACTGGCGCAGGTCAAAGCGACTGATGAGCGTTATCCGCTGTATGGCGAACTGAAAACCCAGCCGGTTGGGATACGGGTAGCGCCGGGTACGGTGCTGGCCGCACCGCGTCTGCTGGCGTTACTGGGAATAAAAGTGGGCGATAAGTTGGATGTCGGCGATACCACCTTGACCGTCGCTGGGGAATTGCTGCAAGAGCCGGACGCGGGGTTTAATCCGTTCGAGATGGCGCCGCGGGTGCTGATGAATCTGGCGGACGTGGAGAAAACCGGCGCGATTCAGCCCGGTGGACGCATTACCTGGCGCTATATGTTTGCTGGCTCCCCGTCGCAAATCGCCCGTTTTAGCGAGATTATCAAACCCCAGCTGAAACCGGATCAACGCTGGTATGGTATGGAGGATTCGCAGAGCGCGCTGGGTAAATCGCTGCAACGCTCCCAGCAGTTCCTGCTGCTATCGGCATTGTTGACGTTGCTGCTGTCAGTGGCGGCAGTAGCGGTAGCGATGGGGCATTACTGTCGCAGTCGCTACGATCTGGTGGCGGTACTGAAAACGCTGGGTGCCGGGCGGCAGGCGTTGCGCCGGTTGATTATCGGGCAGTGGGTAGCGGTGCTGGCGTTGTCGGCGTTGGGCGGCAGCCTGTTAGGGGTGGGTTTTGAGGCTCTGCTGATGCGTGCGTTAGCATCAGTGCTGCCAGGCGAATTGCCCACAGCCGGGCTATGGCCATGGTGCTGGGCGCTGGGAACACTGGTGTTGATTTCGTTGCTGGTGGGCATTCGCCCCTACCGGCAATTGCTGGCGACCCAGCCGCTGCGGGTGTTGCGTCAGAACGTGGTGGCGAATGTCTGGCCGTTGCGTTACTACCTGCCGGTAGTCGGAGCGGTGGTGATGGGTTTGCTGGTGGTGGTGTCTGGCGGCGGTGTGCTGTTATGGTCTTTGCTGGGCGGGGTGCTGATATTGGCGCTGTTGCTAGGCGGAATTGGCTGGGGAAGCTTGTTATTGCTGCGCCGCCTGACGCTGAAAACGTTGTCGTTGCGCCTTGCCATTAACCGCTTGTTGCGTCAGCCATGGGTAACGCTGGGCCAACTGGCGGCATTTTCGCTGTCTTTCATGCTGCTGGCATTGTTGCTGTTGTTGCGTGGCGATTTGCTGGATCGCTGGCAGCAGCAGTTGCCGCCTGGCAGTCCTAATTACTTTGTGCTGAACATCAGCGTCGATCAGGTGCCGCAGGTGACGGACTTTCTGGCTCAGCATCAGGTGAAATCGGAAACCTTCTACCCGATTATTCGTGCCCGCCTGACGCAAATCAACGGACTGCGCGCCACTGATTTGATACGTGAGGATGACCCCGGCGGGGAAACCGTCAACCGGGAACTGAATTTGACCTGGCAGGCGCAACGGCCAGAGCATAATTCGCTGGTGGCCGGGCAGTGGCCGCCGAAAGCGGGCGAAGTGTCGATAGAACAAGGCGTAGCGCAGCGTCTTGGGGTGAAAATCGGCGATACGCTGACGTTTACCGGTGATACCCAGCCGTTTCAGGCCACCATCAGCAGCCTGCGGCAGGTGAACTGGGAAAGCCTGCGGCCAAATTTCTTTTTCATTTTTCCGCCCGGTGCGCTGGATAGCCAGCCGCAGTCATGGTTGACCAGTTTCCGCTATGACGGCGGCGGTACGTTGGTAACCCAATTCAACCGCCAGTTTCCGACGCTGACGGTGCTGGATGTCGGCGCCATTCTCAAGCAAATCGGCACGGTGTTGCAGCAGGTGGGGTTAGCGCTGGAAGTCATGGTAGTGCTGGTGCTGTTCTGCGGCGCGCTGTTGCTACTGGCGCAGATTCAGGTTGGCATGGGGCAGCGACGCCAGGAACTGATGGTCTATCGTACATTAGGCGCTGGTCGGCGTTTGCTGCGTGCCACACTGTGGTGGGAATTCGCGGTGCTGGGGTTGTCTGCAGGCGTGGCGGCGGCGTTGGGGGCGGAAGCGGCGTTGTGGTTGCTGCAACGTAAGGTGTTCGATTTCCCATGGCAACCGAACCCGTGGCTGTGGGGCGGCTTGCCGGTCGTGGCGGCGTTGCTGTTGTCGTTGTACGGCAGTTGGCTGGGGCTGCGTTTGCTAAGGGGGAATGCATTGTTCCGGCGTTATCATGCCTGA
- the ybbA gene encoding putative ABC transporter ATP-binding protein YbbA encodes MPAENILEVHHLSKHVGQGEHQLSILTGVELVVKPAQTIALVGESGSGKSTLLGILAGLDDGSSGQVSLLGQRLDRLDEEGRAALRAQDVGFVFQSFMLVPTLTALENVQLPALLRGESDRHSRQQAEQLLQQLGLGARLHHLPAQLSGGEQQRVALARAFSGHPKVLFADEPTGNLDRQTGERIANLLFSLNRDSATTLILVTHDEQLAARCERCLRLRDGKLWEDA; translated from the coding sequence ATGCCAGCGGAAAACATTCTTGAGGTTCATCATCTTAGTAAGCACGTTGGTCAGGGAGAACATCAGCTTTCCATCCTCACCGGAGTTGAGCTGGTTGTCAAACCTGCTCAGACCATTGCGCTGGTGGGGGAGTCCGGATCGGGAAAATCCACCCTGTTGGGGATTTTGGCTGGTCTGGATGACGGCAGCAGCGGACAGGTGTCACTGCTTGGTCAGCGGCTGGACCGTCTGGATGAAGAAGGCAGAGCGGCGTTGCGGGCACAGGACGTGGGGTTCGTGTTCCAGTCTTTTATGCTGGTGCCCACCCTGACCGCGCTGGAAAACGTACAGTTACCGGCATTACTGCGTGGTGAGAGTGATCGCCACAGCCGCCAGCAGGCGGAGCAACTGTTGCAGCAACTCGGTCTGGGCGCGCGGTTACATCACCTGCCTGCACAGCTTTCCGGCGGCGAACAACAGCGTGTGGCGTTGGCGCGTGCTTTCAGTGGTCACCCGAAGGTACTGTTCGCCGATGAGCCAACCGGTAATCTCGACCGTCAGACCGGCGAGCGCATCGCTAACCTGCTGTTTTCTCTCAACCGTGACTCTGCGACCACACTGATACTGGTGACACATGACGAGCAACTGGCGGCGCGTTGTGAACGTTGCCTGCGGCTGCGCGACGGCAAACTGTGGGAGGATGCATGA
- the tesA gene encoding multifunctional acyl-CoA thioesterase I/protease I/lysophospholipase L1 has protein sequence MNLKNVFRWHVVILLFWGLFSLRALATDTLLVLGDSLSAGYRMAANQAWPALLDAAWQSRSPAVPVRVVNASISGDTATQGLARLPALLQQHQPRWVLVELGGNDGLRGFPPQNIEQDLAGVITQVKAANAQPLLMQIRLPTNYGRRYTESFSAVYPRLAKTFAIPLLPFFMEQVYLKPEWMQDDGIHPNRDAQPFIANWMATQLDAVINQH, from the coding sequence ATGAACCTCAAGAATGTTTTCCGCTGGCATGTCGTTATCCTTCTATTTTGGGGCCTGTTCAGTCTGCGCGCTTTGGCGACGGATACGCTGTTAGTGTTGGGCGACAGCCTGAGCGCCGGCTATCGCATGGCGGCGAATCAAGCCTGGCCTGCGTTGCTGGATGCCGCCTGGCAGTCCCGTTCTCCCGCCGTTCCGGTTCGGGTAGTGAACGCCAGCATCAGCGGCGACACCGCAACGCAGGGGCTGGCACGCCTTCCCGCCTTGCTGCAACAGCACCAGCCACGCTGGGTGTTGGTAGAGTTGGGCGGCAATGACGGCCTGCGTGGTTTTCCCCCCCAGAACATAGAGCAGGATCTCGCTGGCGTCATTACCCAGGTCAAAGCGGCCAACGCTCAGCCATTGCTGATGCAAATCCGCCTGCCGACCAACTATGGGCGACGCTATACCGAATCGTTCAGCGCCGTTTATCCGCGTCTTGCCAAAACGTTTGCTATTCCACTGCTGCCATTTTTCATGGAACAGGTTTATCTCAAACCGGAATGGATGCAGGATGACGGCATCCACCCAAACCGCGATGCTCAGCCGTTTATCGCCAATTGGATGGCAACACAGCTCGACGCCGTTATTAATCAGCACTGA
- a CDS encoding SDR family oxidoreductase produces MQKAVLITGCSSGIGLIAAQCLQQRGYRVLAACRRHQDVARMNSLGFEGIDLDLDSSASVRQAADIVIALTGNRLYGLFNNAGYGLYGPLNTISRQQLEQQFSSNLFGTHQLTQLLLPAMLPHGEGRIIQTSSVMGLISTPGRGAYAASKYALEAWSDALRMELHGSGLHVSLIEPGPISTRFTDNVAQTQQDQPVTNPGIASRFTLPPQAVLPKLIHALESPRPKLRYPVTLLAHGITVLRRLLPGRVLDHLLRTKS; encoded by the coding sequence ATGCAAAAAGCGGTTTTAATTACCGGTTGCTCCAGCGGCATTGGCTTGATTGCCGCTCAATGTTTGCAACAACGCGGTTATCGCGTACTGGCGGCCTGCCGCCGTCATCAGGACGTAGCACGCATGAATTCGCTGGGTTTTGAAGGGATCGATCTGGATCTCGACAGCAGCGCCAGCGTCAGACAGGCCGCCGATATCGTGATCGCGCTGACCGGTAACCGGCTCTATGGTTTATTCAACAATGCGGGTTACGGGTTATACGGGCCACTCAACACCATTTCCCGCCAGCAACTGGAACAGCAGTTTTCCAGCAACCTGTTCGGCACACATCAGCTAACACAGTTATTGCTGCCTGCCATGTTGCCGCATGGCGAAGGGCGAATTATCCAGACCAGTTCGGTCATGGGGCTTATCTCCACGCCAGGACGCGGCGCTTACGCGGCCAGCAAATACGCGCTGGAAGCCTGGTCCGACGCATTGCGTATGGAACTGCACGGCAGTGGTTTGCACGTATCGCTGATCGAACCCGGTCCCATCAGTACGCGCTTCACCGACAATGTAGCTCAGACGCAGCAGGACCAACCGGTCACTAATCCCGGCATCGCCAGCCGCTTCACGCTGCCGCCGCAGGCGGTGCTGCCTAAATTGATTCATGCGCTGGAAAGCCCGCGTCCGAAATTGCGCTATCCGGTGACGCTGCTCGCCCACGGCATCACCGTACTACGCCGGTTGCTGCCGGGCCGCGTGCTTGATCACCTGCTGCGGACAAAATCCTGA
- a CDS encoding co-chaperone YbbN produces MFEQHANVIDINETNLHQVLEQSMSAPVLFYFWSDRSTHCQQLGPVLDKLAAEYAGQFILAKVDCDAEQRVAAQFGLRAIPTVYLFKDGQPVDGFQGPQPEEVIRDLLQRVLPKAEDLKLAQAQQLIQENQLKEAAVLLKDAWQLDTKRSDIALLLAEVQIQLNRSDDAQAVLDTIPLQDQDTRYHGLVAQIELMKQAADTPEIQQLQQQLAASPDNQELAVQLSLQLHQVGRNEEALELLMGMLKKDLTAAGGNARKTLMDIMAALGTGDALAARYRRQLYSLLY; encoded by the coding sequence ATGTTTGAACAACACGCCAACGTGATTGATATCAACGAAACCAACCTGCATCAGGTACTGGAACAGTCCATGAGTGCGCCGGTGCTGTTCTATTTCTGGTCTGATCGCAGCACCCATTGCCAGCAACTGGGTCCGGTGCTGGACAAACTGGCAGCAGAATACGCCGGCCAGTTTATTCTGGCTAAAGTGGACTGCGACGCCGAGCAACGCGTGGCGGCGCAGTTCGGCCTGCGCGCCATCCCAACCGTGTATCTGTTCAAAGACGGTCAGCCGGTTGACGGTTTCCAGGGACCACAGCCCGAAGAAGTCATCCGTGACCTGCTGCAACGTGTGCTGCCGAAAGCCGAAGACCTGAAACTGGCACAGGCTCAGCAATTGATTCAGGAAAATCAGTTGAAAGAAGCCGCCGTATTACTGAAAGATGCGTGGCAACTGGATACTAAACGCAGCGATATCGCGCTGCTGCTGGCGGAAGTACAGATCCAACTCAACCGCAGTGATGACGCACAAGCGGTGTTGGATACCATTCCGCTACAGGATCAGGATACCCGCTATCACGGGCTGGTAGCGCAAATCGAACTAATGAAACAGGCGGCGGATACACCGGAAATTCAGCAATTACAGCAGCAACTGGCCGCCTCGCCAGATAATCAGGAACTGGCGGTGCAGCTCAGCCTGCAACTGCATCAGGTAGGGCGTAACGAAGAAGCGCTGGAACTGCTGATGGGGATGTTGAAGAAGGACCTGACTGCTGCCGGCGGCAATGCCCGCAAAACGCTGATGGATATTATGGCCGCACTCGGTACCGGCGATGCCCTGGCGGCCCGTTACCGCCGTCAGCTGTATTCGCTATTGTACTGA